A single window of Nicotiana tomentosiformis chromosome 1, ASM39032v3, whole genome shotgun sequence DNA harbors:
- the LOC104095217 gene encoding rust resistance kinase Lr10-like, with translation MTIFSLLHLLLINIVFFAMAGKGAYDCKESRCGSDGPSLHFPFRLQHQPEYCGYPGFELFCDSKNKTILTLSNSVRLSVEEIDYMSQQIRLYDPERCLILTLVHLNLSTSPFFFTVEPYLRLADYSVFKCSGITADYQTQQPCASDKAIFAIDSSSYLYYLPPTTCKKILEIPSVPYEIVYNYLQLRWSNPECRYCEGLGKDCGFKNYTKQLRTQCLDRPYTTKAGTLKKPLIAGGVLGLILLGIIMLALYEFYSSSKIERENQARVEKFLEDYRALRPTRYTYADLKKVTNLFQERLGEGAYGVVYKGTLSNEIHVAVKVLNDSIGNGEEFINEVAAMGKIHHFNVVRLVGYCADGFRNALVYEYLPNQTLEKLIFPASSKDHIILNWKKLQNIAMGIAKGLEYLHQGCDQQILHFDIKPQNILLDRNLNPKISDFGLAKLCSKEKSVVTMTEARGTMGYIAPEVLSSNFGKASHKSDVYSFGMMLLEMVGGRKNFDAKANTSQMNFPEWIHQQLNQGEVLKIRIEEDDDIIIVRKLAIIGLWCIQWNATDRPSIKVVTQMVEGDGSNLTIPPPFTARYTTHVGAGLTECPSREEWSEISELE, from the exons ATGACCATCTTTTCCCTCTTGCACTTACTTCTCATCAACATAGTATTTTTTGCTATGGCCGGTAAAGGAGCATATGATTGCAAAGAGTCCAGGTGTGGAAGTGATGGCCCTAGCCTTCATTTTCCCTTCAGGCTTCAACATCAGCCCGAATATTGTGGCTATCCTGGCTTCGAGTTATTTTGTGACAGCAAAAACAAAACTATACTCACCCTTTCCAATTCAGTTAGACTATCTGTTGAAGAAATTGATTATATGTCTCAGCAGATTCGCCTTTATGATCCTGAACGTTGTCTTATTCTTACGCTAGTCCACCTTAATTTATCAACATCTCCTTTCTTTTTCACTGTTGAACCCTATCTTAGGTTAGCTGACTATTCAGTTTTCAAATGTTCTGGTATCACAGCAGATTATCAGACCCAACAACCTTGTGCCTCTGACAAAGCAATATTTGCTATCGACTCCTCAAGTTATTTGTATTATCTCCCCCCTACAACTTGCAAAAAGATTCTCGAAATTCCATCAGTTCCCTATGAAATAGTTTACAATTACCTTCAACTCCGTTGGTCAAATCCGGAGTGTAGATACTGTGAAGGTCTTGGTAAGGATTGTGGCTTCAAGAACTATACCAAGCAACTGAGAACTCAGTGTCTCGACCGACCATACACTACAAAAG CTGGTACATTAAAGAAACCACTGATTGCAG GTGGAGTTCTAGGTCTTATTCTTTTGGGAATTATTATGTTGGCACTCTATGAGTTTTATAGCTCAAGCAAAATAGAAAGAGAGAATCAAGCGAGAGTTGAAAAGTTTCTGGAAGACTACAGAGCTCTCAGGCCTACTAGATATACTTACGCAGATCTTAAGAAGGTAACAAATCTGTTTCAGGAAAGATTGGGAGAGGGAGCTTACGGGGTTGTTTATAAAGGAACACTTTCTAATGAAATTCATGTTGCTGTCAAAGTGCTAAATGACTCCATAGGAAATGGGGAAGAATTTATTAATGAAGTTGCAGCAATGGGAAAAATCCACCACTTCAATGTGGTTCGCCTAGTTGGCTATTGTGCTGATGGATTCAGAAACGCTCTCGTGTATGAATATTTGCCAAATCAGACGcttgaaaaactcatttttccaGCAAGTTCCAAAGATCACATTATCCTTAATTGGAAGAAGCTTCAAAATATTGCTATGGGTATAGCGAAAGGACTGGAGTATCTTCATCAAGGATGTGACCAACAAATCCTTCATTTCGATATCAAACCCCAAAATATTCTGTTAGATCGTAACTTGAACCCAAAGATCTCTGATTTTGGTCTTGCCAAGTTATGCTCTAAAGAGAAAAGTGTTGTAACCATGACTGAAGCTAGAGGAACCATGGGTTATATTGCACCAGAAGTATTATCCAGCAATTTTGGAAAAGCGTCTCATAAATCTGATGTCTATAGCTTTGGAATGATGCTACTTGAAATGGTTGGAGGGAGGAAGAATTTTGATGCAAAAGCCAATACTAGCCAAATGAACTTTCCCGAGTGGATTCATCAACAGCTGAATCAAGGAGAGGTGTTAAAAATCAGGATTGAGGAAGATGATGATATCATAATTGTAAGGAAATTGGCCATTATAGGACTTTGGTGCATCCAATGGAATGCAACGGATCGACCTTCCATCAAAGTTGTTACTCAAATGGTAGAAGGAGATGGGAGCAATCTAACTATCCCTCCGCCTTTTACAGCAAGATACACCACCCACGTAGGAGCTGGACTGACGGAATGCCCTTCTAGAGAAGAGTGGAGTGAAATATCAGAACTAGAATGA